In Oryza brachyantha chromosome 1, ObraRS2, whole genome shotgun sequence, the following are encoded in one genomic region:
- the LOC107304924 gene encoding non-specific lipid-transfer protein 2-like — MKPYVALAVLVLVAVATSPGAVCMASRAAPAKCDPLALSPCAAAILWSEAPSAACCVQLRMQRRCLCRYAKNPDLRKYIDSPNSKKVAAACSVPTPRC, encoded by the coding sequence ATGAAGCCCTACGTGGCACTGGCCGTGCTTGTCCTCGTGGCAGTGGCCACCTCTCCCGGCGCGGTGTGCATGGCGTCCAGGGCAGCGCCGGCGAAGTGCGACCCGCTGGCGCTGAGTCCATGCGCGGCGGCGATCCTCTGGAGCGaggcgccgtccgccgcgtgcTGCGTGCAGCTCCGGATGCAGAGGCGCTGCCTGTGCAGGTACGCGAAGAACCCCGACCTGAGGAAGTACATCGACTCCCCGAACAGCAAGAAGGTGGCAGCCGCCTGCAGTGTGCCGACGCCCCGGTGCTAG
- the LOC107304955 gene encoding non-specific lipid-transfer protein 2-like: protein MTTTTRPSFSSFLAAIAVAALLSLLLLLLQAAPAAASGRAAKAASCDLMQLSPCVSAFAGEAQGAPSSACCSKLKAQGSSCLCLYKDDPKVRRIVSSSRTKRVFNACKVPAPNC, encoded by the coding sequence atgacgacgacgacgaggccttCTTTTTCATCCTTCCTCGCGgcgatcgccgtcgccgcactactgagcctcctcctcctcctcctgcaggCCGCCCCGGCCGCTGCCAGCGGCagggcggcgaaggcggcgtcgTGCGACCTGATGCAGCTGAGCCCGTGCGTGAGCGCGTTCGCCGGGGAGGCGCAGGGGGCGCCGTCGTCCGCGTGCTGCAGCAAGCTCAAGGCGCAGGGCTCCAGCTGCCTGTGCCTGTACAAGGACGACCCGAAAGTGAGGCGCATCGTCAGCTCCAGCCGCACCAAGAGGGTTTTCAACGCGTGCAAGGTGCCCGCGCCGAACTGCTAA